The window TGAGACTCTTGTCCCGCTTGATCTTGCTTATCTTTCTGAGCGCTATCTTGGTCAGATTGTTGTTTATCCTGCGACTGCTGATTACCGGATTGTTGGTCGCCAGATTGTTGGTCACCTGAATTGGAATCACCGGACTGCTGATCGCCTTGTTGATCTTGGTTCTTATCCTGTTGATCGTTTTTACCTTGCTGCTTTTGCTGTTGTTTCAATTGCTTTTCAGCCAGTTCAAGGTTGGCCTTTGCCGCAGGGAAATCGGCTTGTTTTTCAAGTGCGGCTTGATAGCGCTCCTTTGCCTTATCGGGTTTACCGAGTTGCATCAACGCATTGCCTTGATTGTAGAGGCCTTGGGCAGAGCTATCTTGCTCGAAGGTTTTCAGCGCTTGCTCATAATCACCGGCCTTATATTGGGCGCTGCCACGCCATTGGGGTGACTCAAACTGCTTAGCGGCGTTGGCATAATCTTGGGATTGATAGGCCTGCATCGCTTGCTGATCTGTCGTTTTCCACACATTGTCCCAGGCATTGTCCCACACACTGGCATGGGCAGACTGAGGCGCGGCCGCGAGCAGTAAGCCGCCAATGAGAGTGGCAAATCCAACGCTTGCCACGATTCCTTGCCTAAAGCTGAAAAGGGCGGGCAGCAGTAACAGCAGGGCGAGATAAGGGCCGAGATCCTGCCAGGTTTCACCGTCAAGATCTGTGGCTTTGGCATCGCCCGTATCACTTAACCAATCTTGTAATTGGGCCAGATCATTGCCGTCGGTGCGATTTTGGATTAACACGCCTTTGTTATCCGCTGCCAGTTTTTGCAGCAGGCCAAAGTCAGTGCTGGCCACAACGACCTCGTTGCTGCTGTCGCGCTGCAATTGTCCATCGGGTAGACGAATTGGCGCGCCTTGGCTGGTACCAAAAGCGACGACCGCAAGTCGATATTGCGTGCCACTTAATGCCGAGTTAGCGTCATCAAATTGGGCTGCGGTTATGCCATCTGTCATCAGGATAATATCACCGCGAATATGCCCACCCTGAGCCAGTAGCGTTTTAGCTTGGGTTAAACCTGCCGCTAAGTTTGAGCCACGAACGGGCATGATGTCAGGGCTTAAGGTCGGCAATAAATTGAGTAGCGTGCCGGTATCGCGCGTTAACGGGCTGATAGTAAAGGCATCGCCAGCAAAGGCGACTAAACCTGTTTCACCTTCTTTAAGATTACGCAGCAGATCCGTAGCCCTAAATTTAGCTTGGGTTAAACGGTTCGGCGCCAGATCGGTAGCGAACATAGACACAGACATGTCCATCACCAGTACGCGGCCTTGCTCGGCGGCAAACACAGGTAAGGACTGTTTATTAACCGCAGGTCCGGCGAGCGCAAAAGTCGCAATCAGCCAAGTGAAAGCTAATAAATGCAACGGACGGCGGGATTTCTTGCTGCCTTGGGTGACCAATATTTTGGCTAAGTGCGGCGCAATATACCGATTCCACGCGCTGTGGCTCTCGTGTTGTCGCCATAAACTCAACAACACTAAAGCCAGTGGCACTAGGGCGAGTAGCCATTCTGGGCGAATAAAATGTAGGCTCATGATTTAATGTTCCCCTGTGAAGTGGTTGCGACAGAGGGTTTAACGCGGCGCGCTGCAAAGAATGGTAATTGACCTAAGGCAATCCACAGGCTCGTCAGTAAGGCCAGTGCCAGCGGCCAATAGAACAAATCTGCCTGCGGACGATAGCTTAATTGATCGCGACTCACTGGTTCGAGTTTATCGATTTCTTGGTAAATCTGGTCGAGCTCTTGGCTGTTACGGGCGCGGAAATAGCGGCCGTGAGTGACGTCGGCGATATGCTTAAGTTGGTTCTCATCCAGATCCATCGAAGGATTAACCCGCTCGCGGCCAAAGAGTGTGCGGCGCTCCATCACATCGGCACCGACACCGACAGTGTAAATAGTAACTTTACGATTAGCGGCAATTTGCGCCGCCTGCTCTGGCTCAATATTGCCCGCGTTGTTAGAGCCGTCGGTCAATAAAATCAACACTCTGTTACTCTCGTCCATTTTATCGAAACGTTTTACCGCCAGCGCGATAGCTTCACCTATGGCGGTTTGTTTACCGACTAAGCCGATTTGTGCTTCTTTTAAAAATTGCGCCACTGAACGTCTGTCTTGGGTGAGCGGCGCCTGCAAATAGGCGTGATCGGCAAAGAGAATTAAACCGATACGATCGCCTTTGCGGCGCTCGATAAAGTCACTGACAACGTGCTGAATTAAAGTGAAACGGTCAACGGTTTTACCATTTACCACCATGTCTTCAATCTGCATACTGCCGGATAAATCCACCGCCATCATCAGATCGCGGCCTTGGCTCGGCAGTTCGATAGGTTCGCCAAGCCATTGCGGACGGGCGATAGCGAGCACTAATAGGCACCAGATCAGCCAGTAGCGTTTGCGACTCTGGCGCGTGTTGGCCGCTAAGCTTTGTTTGCCTGTTTGGCTTATTCCGGGGAGTTGTAGCCGGCCACCATCCACTTGTACGGTTTGTTGGCGCCAAAAAATCAAAGGTAAAGGCAGTAATATCAATAGCCAAGGCCATGCAATTGTTAACATTGTGCCTCCGGTTGTTTGGTGTCAGCTGGCTGAATTGGCGCTTGGCTTTTAGCTTGAGCGTCGCCACTAGCTTGAACGTAGCCCTTCTCTTGAACAAGAGTCGGCTCAGGCGCACTCAGTGTTGCTTTCGATGCCAACCAAGCTTGTGCGAGTTCATGTAACTCATTGGCTTCAGCTAAGGTTAACGGCGTTGGCTGGTGACGTTTGGCCAACAAGTGGCCGATACGTTGGCGTTTAGGCGCGGGTAAATAGCTGTCTAGCCACGTCGCCCAAGCTTCACCATCTAAGGAGGCTATTGCATCTCTGCTGAGGTAACTCATGGCGGTACGCTTTAATAGGCTATTGACGTCAGAGACATAGGACGGCGCTTGTCTATCAAGCTGACAGAGTAACTGTTTCGCGGCTTTTTTCGGCGCGAAGTCACGGGCGCGTTTTCTTAGCCAGATAACTAAGAGTGTGATGAGAGCAATCACTAGCGCGAGGACCAACCAATAACCGATTGCCCAAGGCCAAGCGCCGATTGGATCGGGATGAATGATATCCTGCAGATCCGCTAGCGCTGGGTTTGGCGCTGTAGCCATAGGGACCGCAGGCTGTGCATTTGCTATCACTGGTGTCACTATTTCTGAATTCACTGTTGCTGGATCCATAGTTAACGCAATAATTCCAATTGATGGGCTAGGGGAGCACCCGCATCGATGAGCTGGGTGCGCACGCGCAGTTGCTGCATCATGGCGATAAAGTCCCTTTGCTGACGCAGCTGGATATCAAGCCAAGCCTGATAACTGTGGCGGGTGAGCACTAAGTCCTCATCCCCATCCCGTACCGGCAAACTAAAGTTGTGCGGTAACGGCAGTGTCCCTTGGCGCAGGGGATCGGTAATCAGGTAGGCGCCCACATCACAATGACGTTTAAGCTCGGTTAATGGCGCAATACATTGGGGGCTAAAATGGCTGCCATCGGTCACTATCCAAACCAAGGAGCCGGGTTTGGCGATGCGTTGTAATCGCTGACAAGCGCGCAGAATATGATCAGGATCGCGCTGGCCACTGCCAACATGATTGAGTTGATTCTCATGCACACGGCGCAGACCTGAGATCAATTGCAATATGCCCTGACGACGGCTGCGGGGTTTGAGCTCTAAATGCTCAGACTCGCATGCGATCAAGGCGCCGAGTCTATCGCCATGGTTAATGGCATTCCAACCTAAGGTGGTCGCAAGGTGTCCTGCTTGCACCGATTGCAGCAATAAACTTGAGCCAAAATAGAGACTTTGGCTCAAGTCGATCAATAACAGAATAGGGCGCTCACGTTCTTCGACAAATAACTTAGTGTGGGTTTTGCCCGTGCGAGCGGTGACACGCCAATCAATGGTGCGCACATCGTCGCCCTGTTGATAGTGGCGCACCTCGGCAAACTCCATCCCGCGGCCTTTGATTAAGCTGCTGCGATGGCCCACTAAATTAGCGCGGGCACGGCTGTAACGTTCAGGCATAGCACGGGCGATATTTTGGCACGCCAGCAGCTCTTGCTCGGTTAAATGCAAGCCATCGGCAAACAGCGGCAAGCCATCGGCCGAGGCTGAGAGTCGCGCAGTGTTACTCATCTTATTTCACCTTTATCTTTACCGTTAAGGTACTGCAACTTGACTCAAGATGTGGTTGATCACCTGATCGCGGCTGACGCCTTCGGCTTGCGCTTGGTAACTGAGTAATAATCTGTGTCTTAACACATTCGGCGCAACGGCTTGAATGTCTTCCGGTGAAACAAAGTCTCGCTCGTGCAGCCAAGCGCGGGCGCGGGCGCAGCGTTCTAATGAAATAGTGGCGCGTGGGCTGACACCGTACTCAAGCCATTTCGCTAAGTCTTCGCTGTAACGCAAAGGCTCGCGGGTCGCCATAACAATTTCGACTATGTATTTTTCGAGTGGTTCGGCGAGATAGATTTCCATGGCTTCGTCACGGGCGGCAAACACATCGGCCTGAGCAATCGGCTCAGTGGTCGGCAATTCGTGGGTGAGTGCTTCTTTACGGGATTGGCGCAGAATTTCGATTTCAGTCTCGCCGCTCGGGTAATCAAGATTCAAGTGCATTAAAAAACGGTCCAGCTGTGCTTCGGGCAGGGGATAAGTGCCTTCGTTTTCTAATGGATTTTGGGTTGCCATCACTAAAAACAGCGGTGGCAGCTTATAACTGTGCTTACCGACGGTAACTTGACCTTCGGCCATGGCTTCTAATAAGGCCGATTGTACTTTGGCGGGGGCGCGGTTAATTTCGTCCGCCAAGATCAAATTGTGGAAAATCGGTCCGGCTTCAAATTCGAAGGTGCCGGTTTGCGAGCGATAAATATCTGTGCCGGTTAAATCGGCAGGCAGCAGATCTGGGGTAAATTGAATGCGGTGGAAATCGCCCTCAACCCCGTCACATAAGGCTTTCACCGCACGGGTCTTGGCCAGTCCCGGTGGACCTTCAACTAATAAGTGGCCATTGGCAATTAAGGCAATGAGCAGATTTTCGGTCAATACTGGCTGCCCTAAAACAACCTTATTTAGGTAAGTGCGTAATGCATGGAAGCGACTCAAAGGCATGATGCTACTCGTTTTATTATGTTGAAAATGCGTGTGTGGGCTGTAGACAACGGATATGGTAAAGAATTCCCTTAGGGTTTGGCTAGTGTTAAAAAAACAAACAGGTGTTTAAAACTTGCTGACAAGAAGTTAGAATCAGATCACACTTTAATGGTCAGACCTGTTATTGGGCGTTTTTCGCCGTAAAACAATGGGTCAAACACGGAAATAGCTAGCGCCGCCTGAAATCTCTCAGCGATTGCGCACATAAAGAGGGTGACAAATGAGTGATAGACAACAGGTTACGAACGCCAAGGGCGAGCGTATCGCAATTGTAGCGGGTTTAAGAACGCCATTTGCAAAACAAGCCACGGCATTTCACGGTGTATCGGCGCTCGATATGGGCAAAATGGTGGTCAATGAATTATTGGCGCGCTCTGAACTGGACCCTAAGCTGATTGAGCAGCTGGTCTATGGACAAGTGGTGCAAATGCCCGCTGCACCTAACATCGCCCGTGAAATCGTACTCGGTACTGGCATGAATGTGTCGACCGATGCCTATAGTGTCACTCGCGCCTGTGCGACTAGCTTTCAATCTGCCGTCAACGTGGCCGAATCTATGATGACGGGCAATATCGAAATCGGTATTGCGGGCGGCGCCGACTCTTCTTCTGTCTTGCCTATCGGCGTGTCGAAAAAATTAGCCCATGCGTTAGTCGATCTGAATAAAGCCCGTAGCTTTGGGCAAAAACTACAAATTTTCCGTCGTTTAGGCATTAAAGATTTATTACCTGTACCGCCTGCGGTTGCCGAGTACTCAACGGGCTTGTCTATGGGACAAACCGCTGAGCAGATGGCAAAAACCTACAATATTAGCCGCGCCGATCAAGATGCTTTAGCGCACCGCTCGCACACCTTAGCGAGTGAAACTTGGGCTTCGGGCCATCTTCGTGACGAAGTGATGGTTGCCCATGTGCCACCGTATAAACAGTTTATCGATCGCGATAACAATATCCGCGAAAACTCGGTACTGGAGTCATACGCTAAGTTGCGTCCTGCATTCGATAAACAGCATGGAACTGTGACGGCGGCAAACAGTACGCCACTGACTGACGGTGCGTCAGCGATTATCCTGATGAGCGAAGGTCGAGCGAAAGCCTTAGGTTATCAACCAATTGGTTACATTAAGAGCTATGCTTTTAGCGCCATTGATGTGTGGCAAGACATGCTGATGGGGCCCTCTTACGCGACGCCACTGGCGCTGAAACGTGCTGGAATGGAGCTAGAAGATCTTACTCTGATTGAAATGCACGAAGCCTTTGCGGCGCAGACATTAGCGAATATGCAGATGTTTGCTTCGAAAAAATTTGCCGAAGAAAAACTCGGTCGTAACCGCGCCATTGGTGAAATCGACATGAGCAAGTTTAACGTGCTCGGCGGCTCGCTTGCCTATGGTCATCCTTTTGCTGCAACGGGAACCCGTTTGATCACGCAGGTGTGTCGCGAGCTTAAGCGCCGTGGTGGTGGAACTGGCCTAACAACAGCCTGTGCGGCTGGTGGTTTGGGTGTGGCTATGATACTAGAAGTGGAGTAGTCGGCATGGAAAAGACCTTTAATTTAACCCGCCGCGACGACGGCATTGCTATTTTGACTATGGATGTTCCTGGCGAAACCATGAACACCCTAAAAGCGCAGTTTGGCCCTGAAATCAGTGAGATTCTGGCCGAGATCAAAAGTGATTCGAGCATTCGCGGTTTAGTGCTGATCTCAGGCAAAAAAGATTCTTTCGTCGCGGGCGCAGATATTTCTATGCTCGATGCCTGTAAAACGGCGGGCGATGCCAAAGCCTTATCCCAGCAAGGCCATGTGGTTTTTAATGAGCTAGAAGCCTTAACGATTCCTGTGGTTGCCGCAATCCATGGTGCCTGTTTAGGCGGTGGTTTAGAGTTAGCCTTAGCTTGTCATCAAAGAGTATGTAGCGACGATGGCAAGACTATGCTCGGCGTTCCGGAAGTCCAACTTGGCTTATTGCCAGGCGGCGGCGGGACTCAACGTTTGCCACGTTTAGTCGGCATTACGACAGCCTTAGATATGATGTTGACCGGTAAACAAATTCGTCCTAAACAAGCCTTGAAAATGGGCTTAGTGAATGATGTTGTGCCGCAGACGATTCTGTTACAAACCGCAGTTGAGATGGCGCTTGCGGGTAAACGTGCACCGAAACCAGTTAAAAAGTCACTCGTTAATCAAGTGCTTGAAGGCACGAGTTTCGGCCGTAACATTATTTTCGATCAAGCGACAAAACAGGTCGAAAAGAAAACCCAAGGTAATTATCCTGCGCCTGCCAAGATCATTGATTGCGTGCGCCAAGGAATTGCTAAGGGCATGCAAAAAGGGCTAGAAGTCGAAGCCAGTCATTTTGCCGAATTAGTGGTATCGAAAGAGTCTGAAGCGCTGCGCAGTATTTTTTTCGCGACCACAGAAATGAAGAAAGAAACCGGCGCTGAAGGTGCGAGCCCGCGTAAAGTGAAAAAAGCGGTGATCTTAGGTGGCGGTTTAATGGGGGGCGGTATCGCATCTGTCACAACGACCAAGGCTAAAATCCCTGTTCGTGTCAAAGACATCAGCGAAAAAGGTTTAAGTAATGCATTAGCTTACGCCTACAAGCTGTTGGATAAAGGGGTTAAGCGCCGTCATATGACGCCTGCTGCCCGTGACAATCTAATGGCACTGATGACCACGACGACTGAGTATAAAGGCGTTAAAGATGCCGACATCGTTGTGGAAGCGGTATTTGAAGACCTAGCGCTTAAGCATCAAATGGTGAAAGACATCGAGCGTGAGTGTGGTGAGCACACCATTTTTGCGTCAAACACCTCATCTTTGCCTATTAGCCAAATCGCCGAGGCGGCGACACGTCCTGAGAACGTGATTGGTCTGCATTACTTCTCGCCAGTGGAAAAAATGCCGCTGGTGGAAGTGATTGCCCATGCTAAAACGTCACCAGAAACCATTGCGACCACGGTCGCATTTGCCCGTAAGCAAGGTAAAACACCGATAGTGGTGCAAGACGGTGCGGGTTTCTACGTTAACCGTATTCTTGCGCTCTACATGAACGAGGCCGCGCAATTATTACTTGAAGGCCAAAGTGTTGAACATCTGGATAAAGCGCTGGTTAAGTTTGGTTTCCCTGTGGGTCCCATTACTTTACTCGACGAAGTGGGTATCGACGTGGGCGCTAAGATTTCACCAATCCTCGAAAAAGAATTGGGTGAACGTTTTAAAGCGCCAGCGGCTTTTGACAAGCTTTTGGGTGACGATCGTAAAGGCCGTAAAAATGGTAAAGGCTTCTATCAATACGGCGCATCGAGTAAGAAAGCTAAAGCTGTCGATGAGAGTGTTTATGGCGTGTTAGGTATTAAGCCAGGCACCAATAAAGACGCAAAAGCACTTGCCGAGCGTTGTGTCGTACAAATGCTCAACGAAGCGGTGCGTTGTTTAGATGATGGTATTATCGCATCGCCAAGAGATGGTGATATTGGCGCCATTTTCGGTATTGGCTTCCCACCATTCCTCGGTGGCCCATTCCATTATATTGACACTTTGGGCGCCGCGAACTTAGTGCGAATTCT of the Shewanella baltica genome contains:
- the fadI gene encoding acetyl-CoA C-acyltransferase FadI; amino-acid sequence: MSDRQQVTNAKGERIAIVAGLRTPFAKQATAFHGVSALDMGKMVVNELLARSELDPKLIEQLVYGQVVQMPAAPNIAREIVLGTGMNVSTDAYSVTRACATSFQSAVNVAESMMTGNIEIGIAGGADSSSVLPIGVSKKLAHALVDLNKARSFGQKLQIFRRLGIKDLLPVPPAVAEYSTGLSMGQTAEQMAKTYNISRADQDALAHRSHTLASETWASGHLRDEVMVAHVPPYKQFIDRDNNIRENSVLESYAKLRPAFDKQHGTVTAANSTPLTDGASAIILMSEGRAKALGYQPIGYIKSYAFSAIDVWQDMLMGPSYATPLALKRAGMELEDLTLIEMHEAFAAQTLANMQMFASKKFAEEKLGRNRAIGEIDMSKFNVLGGSLAYGHPFAATGTRLITQVCRELKRRGGGTGLTTACAAGGLGVAMILEVE
- a CDS encoding DUF4381 domain-containing protein, encoding MDPATVNSEIVTPVIANAQPAVPMATAPNPALADLQDIIHPDPIGAWPWAIGYWLVLALVIALITLLVIWLRKRARDFAPKKAAKQLLCQLDRQAPSYVSDVNSLLKRTAMSYLSRDAIASLDGEAWATWLDSYLPAPKRQRIGHLLAKRHQPTPLTLAEANELHELAQAWLASKATLSAPEPTLVQEKGYVQASGDAQAKSQAPIQPADTKQPEAQC
- a CDS encoding vWA domain-containing protein, whose product is MLTIAWPWLLILLPLPLIFWRQQTVQVDGGRLQLPGISQTGKQSLAANTRQSRKRYWLIWCLLVLAIARPQWLGEPIELPSQGRDLMMAVDLSGSMQIEDMVVNGKTVDRFTLIQHVVSDFIERRKGDRIGLILFADHAYLQAPLTQDRRSVAQFLKEAQIGLVGKQTAIGEAIALAVKRFDKMDESNRVLILLTDGSNNAGNIEPEQAAQIAANRKVTIYTVGVGADVMERRTLFGRERVNPSMDLDENQLKHIADVTHGRYFRARNSQELDQIYQEIDKLEPVSRDQLSYRPQADLFYWPLALALLTSLWIALGQLPFFAARRVKPSVATTSQGNIKS
- a CDS encoding VWA domain-containing protein; amino-acid sequence: MSLHFIRPEWLLALVPLALVLLSLWRQHESHSAWNRYIAPHLAKILVTQGSKKSRRPLHLLAFTWLIATFALAGPAVNKQSLPVFAAEQGRVLVMDMSVSMFATDLAPNRLTQAKFRATDLLRNLKEGETGLVAFAGDAFTISPLTRDTGTLLNLLPTLSPDIMPVRGSNLAAGLTQAKTLLAQGGHIRGDIILMTDGITAAQFDDANSALSGTQYRLAVVAFGTSQGAPIRLPDGQLQRDSSNEVVVASTDFGLLQKLAADNKGVLIQNRTDGNDLAQLQDWLSDTGDAKATDLDGETWQDLGPYLALLLLLPALFSFRQGIVASVGFATLIGGLLLAAAPQSAHASVWDNAWDNVWKTTDQQAMQAYQSQDYANAAKQFESPQWRGSAQYKAGDYEQALKTFEQDSSAQGLYNQGNALMQLGKPDKAKERYQAALEKQADFPAAKANLELAEKQLKQQQKQQGKNDQQDKNQDQQGDQQSGDSNSGDQQSGDQQSGNQQSQDKQQSDQDSAQKDKQDQAGQESQDQQDNANPEQSSEQQKADKQESEQDKQNGNAQDKQDEAQQDQDKAQQDQQAKQQNAEQDAKENEPVDDSPADNEAKMQAQANADAEEEKSAEQAKQSVGAKEAPEKNAQDKQEAAMSESVEAPPTNSEPLPAEMQRALRGVSEDPQVLLRNKMQLEYQKRRQNGQISKDNEQW
- a CDS encoding DUF58 domain-containing protein; the encoded protein is MSNTARLSASADGLPLFADGLHLTEQELLACQNIARAMPERYSRARANLVGHRSSLIKGRGMEFAEVRHYQQGDDVRTIDWRVTARTGKTHTKLFVEERERPILLLIDLSQSLYFGSSLLLQSVQAGHLATTLGWNAINHGDRLGALIACESEHLELKPRSRRQGILQLISGLRRVHENQLNHVGSGQRDPDHILRACQRLQRIAKPGSLVWIVTDGSHFSPQCIAPLTELKRHCDVGAYLITDPLRQGTLPLPHNFSLPVRDGDEDLVLTRHSYQAWLDIQLRQQRDFIAMMQQLRVRTQLIDAGAPLAHQLELLR
- the fadJ gene encoding fatty acid oxidation complex subunit alpha FadJ; amino-acid sequence: MEKTFNLTRRDDGIAILTMDVPGETMNTLKAQFGPEISEILAEIKSDSSIRGLVLISGKKDSFVAGADISMLDACKTAGDAKALSQQGHVVFNELEALTIPVVAAIHGACLGGGLELALACHQRVCSDDGKTMLGVPEVQLGLLPGGGGTQRLPRLVGITTALDMMLTGKQIRPKQALKMGLVNDVVPQTILLQTAVEMALAGKRAPKPVKKSLVNQVLEGTSFGRNIIFDQATKQVEKKTQGNYPAPAKIIDCVRQGIAKGMQKGLEVEASHFAELVVSKESEALRSIFFATTEMKKETGAEGASPRKVKKAVILGGGLMGGGIASVTTTKAKIPVRVKDISEKGLSNALAYAYKLLDKGVKRRHMTPAARDNLMALMTTTTEYKGVKDADIVVEAVFEDLALKHQMVKDIERECGEHTIFASNTSSLPISQIAEAATRPENVIGLHYFSPVEKMPLVEVIAHAKTSPETIATTVAFARKQGKTPIVVQDGAGFYVNRILALYMNEAAQLLLEGQSVEHLDKALVKFGFPVGPITLLDEVGIDVGAKISPILEKELGERFKAPAAFDKLLGDDRKGRKNGKGFYQYGASSKKAKAVDESVYGVLGIKPGTNKDAKALAERCVVQMLNEAVRCLDDGIIASPRDGDIGAIFGIGFPPFLGGPFHYIDTLGAANLVRILEGYQSQLGDRFEPCERLKTMAQENAHFF
- a CDS encoding AAA family ATPase: MPLSRFHALRTYLNKVVLGQPVLTENLLIALIANGHLLVEGPPGLAKTRAVKALCDGVEGDFHRIQFTPDLLPADLTGTDIYRSQTGTFEFEAGPIFHNLILADEINRAPAKVQSALLEAMAEGQVTVGKHSYKLPPLFLVMATQNPLENEGTYPLPEAQLDRFLMHLNLDYPSGETEIEILRQSRKEALTHELPTTEPIAQADVFAARDEAMEIYLAEPLEKYIVEIVMATREPLRYSEDLAKWLEYGVSPRATISLERCARARAWLHERDFVSPEDIQAVAPNVLRHRLLLSYQAQAEGVSRDQVINHILSQVAVP